One segment of Mycobacterium spongiae DNA contains the following:
- a CDS encoding N-acyl-D-amino-acid deacylase family protein — protein sequence MLDLKIIGGTVVDGTGAQRYRADIGIADGVIIDVVRRGTDDSETDGLQTAHAAETIDATDHVVAPGFVDIHTHYDGQMSWDSLLEPSSGHGVTTVVTGNCGVGFAPVRPGSEDWLITLMEGVEDIPGTALTEGITWGWESYPEYLDAISERKFAIDVGSQVAHGAVRAYAMGDRGARNEPATPEDIAAMGRLVTEAVEAGALGFSTSRTLAHRAMDGEPVPGTFAAEEELFGLGRAMAAGGRAVFELAPQGAAGEDIVGPKKELDWMRRLSGEIDRPLSFALIQVDADPDLWREQLDLSAAAHAAGSRLYPQIAARPFGMMIGFQGHHAFGHRPTYRRLQAESSRTDLAQRLADPAVKAAILSEDDLPIDPTVLFDGMSAFVQYSLGRLYALGDPPNYEPTPELTVAAIAKERGEDPLATLYDLMLESDASAMLMLPLFNYADGNCDAIREMMLHPAGVLGLSDGGAHCGMICDASYPTFLLTHWARDRSRGERLSLEYVIRKQSRDTAELFGLTDRGTIETGKKADINVIDLDALTLHPATMAYDLPAGGHRILQRASGYAATIVGGTLTRRDDVDTRARPGRLVRGAR from the coding sequence GTGTTGGATCTGAAAATCATCGGCGGCACTGTCGTCGACGGCACGGGAGCCCAGCGCTATCGCGCCGATATCGGCATCGCGGACGGCGTAATCATCGACGTAGTCCGCAGGGGTACGGACGACTCGGAGACGGACGGCTTGCAGACCGCGCATGCCGCCGAAACCATTGATGCCACGGATCATGTGGTGGCCCCCGGGTTCGTCGACATCCACACGCACTACGACGGTCAGATGAGCTGGGACAGCTTGCTCGAGCCGTCGAGCGGCCATGGTGTCACCACGGTCGTCACTGGCAACTGTGGCGTTGGATTCGCCCCGGTGCGGCCCGGTAGCGAGGACTGGCTGATCACGTTGATGGAGGGTGTCGAGGACATCCCCGGTACGGCGCTCACCGAGGGCATTACCTGGGGCTGGGAGAGCTACCCGGAGTACCTGGATGCGATCAGCGAGCGGAAGTTCGCGATCGACGTGGGCAGCCAGGTCGCCCATGGTGCCGTCCGGGCGTATGCAATGGGCGACCGGGGCGCTCGCAATGAGCCGGCCACACCTGAGGACATCGCAGCGATGGGCCGACTGGTCACCGAAGCCGTCGAAGCTGGCGCGCTCGGGTTTTCCACATCGCGCACGCTGGCCCATCGTGCGATGGACGGCGAACCAGTACCCGGAACCTTCGCCGCCGAGGAGGAACTGTTCGGCCTCGGTCGGGCCATGGCGGCCGGCGGTCGAGCGGTGTTCGAGCTTGCGCCGCAAGGAGCGGCCGGCGAGGACATCGTGGGCCCCAAGAAGGAACTGGACTGGATGCGTCGGCTGAGCGGCGAAATCGACCGACCCCTGTCGTTTGCTCTCATTCAGGTCGATGCCGACCCGGACTTGTGGCGCGAGCAGCTCGACCTCTCCGCGGCCGCACACGCAGCCGGCAGCCGCTTGTACCCGCAGATTGCCGCGCGGCCGTTCGGCATGATGATCGGATTCCAAGGCCATCATGCCTTTGGCCATCGGCCGACCTACCGCAGGCTGCAGGCCGAGTCCAGCCGCACGGATTTGGCGCAGCGCCTCGCTGACCCCGCGGTGAAGGCGGCGATCCTGTCCGAGGACGACCTACCGATCGACCCCACGGTGCTGTTCGACGGGATGTCCGCGTTCGTCCAATACTCGCTGGGACGGCTCTACGCCCTCGGCGATCCGCCAAACTACGAGCCGACGCCCGAGCTCACCGTGGCCGCCATCGCCAAAGAGCGCGGCGAGGACCCGCTGGCGACCCTCTATGACCTCATGCTCGAGTCCGACGCGTCCGCCATGCTGATGCTGCCGCTGTTCAACTACGCCGACGGCAATTGCGATGCCATTCGGGAGATGATGCTGCATCCGGCCGGCGTACTGGGTCTCTCCGATGGCGGCGCCCACTGCGGAATGATCTGTGATGCGTCCTATCCCACCTTCCTGTTGACGCACTGGGCACGCGACCGCAGCCGCGGAGAAAGACTGTCGCTGGAATATGTGATCCGCAAGCAGTCCCGCGATACGGCTGAGCTGTTCGGTCTCACCGACCGCGGCACCATCGAAACGGGTAAGAAGGCCGACATCAACGTCATCGACCTGGACGCGCTGACGCTGCACCCCGCGACCATGGCCTACGACCTACCGGCTGGCGGCCACCGGATCCTGCAGCGCGCAAGCGGATATGCGGCGACAATCGTCGGCGGAACCCTCACTCGCCGCGACGACGTCGACACCCGGGCACGTCCCGGGCGTCTGGTGCGCGGAGCGCGCTAG
- a CDS encoding pyridoxamine 5'-phosphate oxidase family protein, translating into MSVNDDAVTVLSASESWELLASVSLGRLVTSVDGRPKIFPVNFAVQNRTVLFRTAEGTKLVSTAMNNQVLFEADDHDAAGGWSVIVEGTTRSLRTDEEREEADRAHLLPWVATDKPHYVRVKPTAITGRRFRFGPEPGQEPG; encoded by the coding sequence ATGTCTGTCAATGACGACGCGGTGACCGTCCTGTCGGCAAGCGAGAGTTGGGAGCTGCTGGCCAGCGTGTCTTTGGGCCGACTAGTCACCAGCGTCGACGGTCGACCCAAGATCTTTCCGGTGAACTTTGCCGTCCAGAACCGCACGGTGCTGTTCCGCACTGCGGAGGGCACGAAGCTGGTCAGCACCGCAATGAACAACCAAGTGCTGTTCGAGGCCGACGACCACGACGCCGCCGGCGGCTGGAGCGTCATTGTCGAGGGCACAACCCGCTCGCTTCGCACCGACGAAGAGCGCGAGGAGGCCGACCGCGCCCACCTACTGCCGTGGGTGGCAACGGATAAGCCGCATTATGTTCGCGTCAAGCCGACGGCGATCACTGGTCGTCGCTTTCGGTTCGGCCCAGAGCCGGGCCAGGAGCCAGGTTAG
- a CDS encoding ABC transporter permease translates to MLFAALRDMQWRKRRLVIAIASTGLIFGMTLVLTGLANGFRVEARHTVDSMGVDEFVVKSGAAGPFLGAILFPDVDLARVAAEPGVMAAAPLGCVGTMMKDGGSTRNVTAFGAPENGPGMPDVSEGRVPSKPDEVAASSTLGRHIGDTIEVGTHKLRIVGIVPNSTAMAKIPNIFLTTKGLQQLAYNGQPMITSIGIDGAPERLPDGYRSFDRASAVNELVRPLKVAVNSISIVAVLLWIVAVLIVGSVVYLSALERMRDFAVFKAIGTSTRSILAGLALQALVVALVAALVGVGLAQLLAPLFPMIVAVPVGAYLALPVVAVVIGLLASLVGLKRVVAVDPALAFGGP, encoded by the coding sequence ATGCTCTTTGCTGCCCTGCGTGATATGCAATGGCGGAAGCGGCGGCTGGTTATCGCCATCGCCAGCACCGGACTGATCTTCGGGATGACGCTGGTGCTTACGGGCCTCGCGAACGGTTTTCGCGTCGAGGCCCGCCACACCGTGGATTCCATGGGTGTTGACGAATTTGTCGTCAAATCGGGTGCGGCCGGGCCGTTCCTGGGTGCCATCCTGTTCCCCGACGTTGACCTGGCGCGGGTGGCCGCCGAGCCTGGCGTCATGGCCGCGGCCCCATTGGGCTGCGTGGGGACCATGATGAAGGACGGCGGCTCGACGCGGAACGTGACGGCATTTGGCGCGCCCGAGAATGGGCCTGGCATGCCGGACGTTTCGGAGGGTCGGGTTCCGTCGAAGCCGGACGAGGTCGCCGCATCGAGCACCCTGGGCCGACATATCGGTGACACCATCGAGGTCGGTACGCACAAGTTGCGAATTGTCGGGATTGTGCCCAATTCCACCGCAATGGCCAAGATTCCGAACATCTTCTTGACAACCAAGGGACTGCAGCAACTGGCGTACAACGGGCAGCCGATGATCACGTCGATCGGAATCGACGGCGCACCCGAGCGTCTGCCGGATGGCTACCGAAGCTTCGACCGAGCGAGCGCCGTCAACGAGCTGGTGCGCCCGCTGAAGGTCGCCGTGAATTCGATCTCGATCGTGGCCGTCTTGTTGTGGATCGTGGCGGTGCTGATCGTCGGATCGGTGGTGTATCTCTCCGCACTGGAGCGAATGCGCGACTTTGCGGTGTTCAAAGCGATTGGCACATCGACGCGCTCGATACTGGCGGGACTTGCCCTGCAGGCGCTCGTCGTTGCGCTGGTCGCGGCGTTGGTCGGCGTGGGCCTTGCGCAGCTGCTGGCTCCGCTGTTCCCGATGATTGTCGCGGTCCCCGTTGGTGCCTATCTGGCGTTGCCGGTCGTTGCCGTTGTTATCGGTCTGTTGGCCAGCCTCGTCGGACTGAAGCGTGTGGTGGCCGTCGATCCCGCGCTTGCGTTTGGAGGTCCTTAA
- a CDS encoding ATP-binding cassette domain-containing protein, with protein MGDLSIQNLVVEYYSGGYALRPINGLNLDVATGSLVILLGPSGCGKTTLLSCLGGILRPKSGAIKFDDVDITTLEGAELAKYRRDKVGIVFQAFNLVPSLTALENVMVPLRSAGMSRAAARQRAEELLTRVNLAERMKYRPGDLSGGQQQRVAVARAIALDPPLVLADEPTAHLDFIQVEEVLRLIRELADGDRVVVVATHDSRMLPLADRVVELTPDFAEADRPPEVLQLETGDVVFEQSTMGELIYVVTEGEFEIVHELADGGEELVKVAGPGDYFGEMGVLFHMPRSATVRARTDATVVGYTAPAFRERLGSGGLRDLIEHRALESD; from the coding sequence GTGGGCGATCTCAGCATTCAAAACCTGGTCGTCGAGTATTACAGCGGCGGGTACGCTCTGCGGCCGATCAACGGATTGAACCTGGACGTGGCGACCGGGTCGTTGGTGATTTTGCTTGGGCCGAGTGGCTGCGGGAAGACGACCCTGCTGTCGTGCCTCGGCGGCATCCTGCGGCCGAAGTCCGGGGCAATCAAGTTCGACGACGTCGACATCACGACGCTCGAGGGTGCGGAGCTGGCCAAGTACCGACGGGACAAGGTAGGCATCGTCTTCCAGGCGTTCAACCTGGTCCCGAGCCTCACCGCCTTGGAGAACGTGATGGTTCCGCTGCGCTCGGCCGGGATGTCGCGCGCGGCCGCGCGTCAGCGTGCCGAGGAACTGCTGACCCGCGTCAATCTTGCGGAGCGAATGAAGTATCGCCCGGGCGATCTCAGCGGCGGGCAGCAGCAGCGGGTCGCGGTCGCTCGCGCGATCGCGTTGGATCCACCGTTGGTGCTCGCCGATGAACCGACCGCACACCTCGACTTCATCCAGGTTGAGGAGGTCCTGCGGTTGATCCGCGAACTCGCCGACGGCGATCGTGTGGTGGTTGTCGCGACGCATGACAGCCGGATGTTGCCGCTGGCCGATCGCGTCGTCGAGCTGACGCCTGATTTCGCCGAGGCCGATCGGCCGCCCGAGGTCTTGCAGCTGGAGACCGGCGACGTGGTGTTCGAGCAGAGCACGATGGGCGAACTGATCTACGTCGTGACCGAAGGTGAGTTCGAGATTGTGCACGAATTAGCCGATGGCGGTGAGGAACTGGTGAAGGTGGCCGGGCCTGGCGACTACTTCGGCGAGATGGGCGTGCTGTTTCACATGCCGCGGTCGGCCACGGTGCGCGCGCGCACCGACGCGACCGTTGTCGGCTACACGGCACCGGCGTTTCGGGAGCGCCTCGGTTCCGGCGGACTGCGTGACCTGATCGAGCACCGTGCGCTGGAGAGCGATTGA
- a CDS encoding cobyric acid synthase, translated as MAGLLMAGTTSDAGKSTVAAGLCRALARRGVRVAPYKAQNMSNNSMVCEGVDGAGAEIGRAQWVQALAAQAIPEVSMNPVLLKPGSDHRSHVVLMGRAWGELAASDWLEARRTLAETAHRAFDDLAARYDVVVAEGAGSPAEINLRAGDYVNMGLARHARLPTIVVGDIDRGGVFAAFLGTVALLSPEDQALVAGFVVNKFRGDLGLLTPGLRDLQRVTGRDVYGTLPWHPDLWLDSEDALDLAGRRAVGAGVRRVVVVRLPRISNFTDVDALGLEPDVDIVFASDPRALSDADLIVLPGTRATIADLAWLRARRLDGALMAHVAAGKPLLGICGGCQMLGRVIRDPDRVEGPAAEVDGLGLLDLDTTFRPEKVLRLPRGEELGVPVSGYEIHHGATTRGDGAEQFLGGVRDGQVFGTMWHGALEGDAFREAFLQETLGIVPSGSRFLAAREGRLDLLGDLVEQHLDVDAVLSLARRGCPPGLPFLAPGAP; from the coding sequence ATGGCGGGCCTGTTGATGGCCGGTACCACGAGTGATGCCGGCAAGAGCACCGTAGCCGCCGGGCTGTGCCGCGCGTTGGCCCGACGCGGGGTGCGAGTCGCCCCCTACAAAGCGCAGAACATGTCCAACAACTCGATGGTCTGCGAAGGCGTCGATGGGGCCGGTGCGGAGATCGGTCGGGCACAGTGGGTGCAGGCACTTGCGGCCCAGGCGATTCCCGAAGTGTCCATGAATCCGGTCCTGCTCAAGCCCGGCAGCGACCACCGCAGCCATGTGGTGTTGATGGGTAGGGCTTGGGGCGAGTTGGCGGCGTCGGACTGGCTCGAGGCAAGGCGGACGCTTGCCGAGACCGCACACCGGGCATTCGATGACCTCGCCGCGCGCTACGACGTCGTTGTCGCGGAGGGGGCCGGTAGCCCGGCCGAGATCAACCTTCGCGCGGGTGACTACGTCAACATGGGGCTTGCCCGCCACGCGCGACTGCCGACCATCGTCGTCGGCGACATCGACCGCGGCGGGGTGTTCGCTGCGTTCCTGGGCACCGTCGCCTTACTGTCCCCCGAGGACCAGGCGTTGGTCGCGGGATTCGTGGTCAATAAGTTCCGGGGTGACCTCGGTTTGCTGACGCCAGGTCTGCGCGATTTACAACGGGTCACCGGGCGAGACGTGTATGGCACCCTGCCTTGGCACCCCGACCTGTGGCTGGATTCAGAGGACGCTCTCGATCTCGCGGGGCGGCGCGCGGTTGGTGCTGGTGTCCGTCGTGTTGTGGTCGTGCGACTTCCCCGGATCAGCAACTTCACCGACGTCGATGCGTTGGGTCTGGAACCCGACGTGGATATCGTCTTTGCCTCCGATCCCCGTGCGCTCAGCGATGCCGATCTGATTGTGCTCCCGGGCACTCGGGCAACGATCGCGGATTTGGCTTGGTTGCGGGCTCGCCGTCTAGACGGTGCGCTAATGGCGCATGTCGCGGCGGGCAAGCCGCTGCTGGGCATTTGCGGTGGCTGTCAGATGCTGGGCCGGGTCATCCGCGACCCGGATCGCGTTGAAGGACCAGCGGCTGAGGTCGATGGCCTGGGTCTGCTCGACCTGGACACGACGTTCCGGCCTGAAAAGGTGTTGCGGCTACCGCGAGGCGAGGAACTCGGAGTGCCCGTGTCGGGGTACGAGATTCACCACGGCGCCACTACTCGTGGTGACGGAGCGGAGCAGTTTCTCGGCGGTGTGCGCGACGGACAGGTATTCGGCACGATGTGGCACGGCGCGTTGGAAGGTGACGCTTTCCGCGAGGCCTTCCTGCAAGAGACGCTCGGGATCGTGCCGTCAGGCAGCCGTTTCCTGGCCGCACGTGAGGGCCGCCTCGACCTGCTCGGAGACCTCGTCGAACAACACCTCGACGTCGACGCCGTGCTCAGCCTGGCCCGGCGCGGATGCCCGCCGGGCTTGCCGTTTCTGGCCCCCGGAGCGCCGTGA
- a CDS encoding antibiotic biosynthesis monooxygenase, with translation MSPSGQDVVATAVVARKVHPDRVEAYKAWQAEIDAATSKSPGFIGTETIPPVPGVHDDWVIIFRFDSKEHLTLWMESEQRRELIERGEQLLAAPADEHTMVGGQPASSSVTVVVSATPRPGREAEFRAAENALATAARSFAGFTGYELLEPAQDVAGAWTSLYRFEDSRHADSWLRSKTRAQLLEELHKQVEHNVIRKVPSAFGSWFSFDELDGANTPNWKQSMTVLLMLFPTIMCINYLTGYLNGVGVPLFLRTFTSNVLSTIALGFVLMPLATRALSFWLRPGVPTKTTVRGAVLVVVLYAVLLGFWGIVTL, from the coding sequence ATGAGCCCTTCTGGCCAAGACGTCGTCGCGACTGCCGTGGTGGCGCGCAAGGTACATCCCGACCGGGTCGAGGCCTACAAGGCCTGGCAGGCCGAGATCGACGCCGCGACCAGTAAGAGCCCGGGTTTCATCGGTACCGAAACAATTCCCCCGGTGCCCGGCGTGCACGACGACTGGGTCATCATCTTTCGGTTCGATTCCAAGGAGCATCTGACTCTGTGGATGGAGTCCGAGCAGCGCCGCGAGCTGATCGAGCGCGGCGAACAACTGCTCGCGGCTCCAGCCGACGAGCACACGATGGTCGGCGGTCAGCCAGCCTCCAGCTCGGTCACCGTCGTGGTGAGTGCGACGCCCCGGCCGGGGCGCGAAGCGGAGTTTCGTGCCGCGGAGAACGCGCTAGCAACGGCGGCGCGGTCCTTCGCCGGGTTCACTGGCTACGAGTTGCTCGAACCGGCCCAAGATGTCGCAGGCGCGTGGACCAGTCTGTATCGCTTCGAGGATTCACGGCACGCGGATAGCTGGCTGCGGTCGAAGACCCGTGCCCAGCTTCTTGAGGAACTCCACAAGCAGGTAGAACACAACGTTATACGCAAGGTGCCCAGCGCTTTTGGTAGTTGGTTCAGCTTCGACGAGCTGGATGGGGCGAACACGCCGAACTGGAAGCAGTCGATGACCGTTCTCCTGATGCTCTTCCCCACGATCATGTGCATCAACTACCTCACTGGCTATCTGAACGGTGTCGGTGTTCCCCTTTTTCTGCGGACGTTTACCTCCAACGTCCTCAGCACCATCGCCCTCGGTTTCGTCTTGATGCCGCTCGCAACCCGGGCGTTGAGTTTCTGGCTCAGACCCGGCGTCCCCACCAAGACCACCGTTCGCGGCGCGGTTCTGGTGGTTGTTCTCTACGCAGTGCTGTTGGGATTCTGGGGGATCGTTACGCTCTGA
- a CDS encoding RidA family protein — protein MTTPAFMMFDAAPKACAPYSHAVEIDGWLWITGQMPNYADDHSRPLPEGIEAQTRNVMDNLKIVLAQLGVGLGNVVQARGFLTEFERDYEKFNAVYESYFEPGKLPARTCIGVTALALDALVEVDFVARRP, from the coding sequence GTGACCACTCCCGCATTCATGATGTTCGACGCAGCCCCGAAAGCATGCGCACCCTATAGCCATGCTGTCGAGATCGACGGCTGGCTATGGATCACCGGGCAGATGCCTAACTATGCAGACGACCACTCACGGCCTCTGCCCGAGGGCATCGAGGCCCAAACGCGCAACGTGATGGACAACCTCAAGATCGTGCTTGCGCAGCTGGGGGTCGGGCTTGGCAACGTGGTTCAAGCACGCGGCTTCCTCACCGAATTCGAGCGCGACTACGAGAAGTTCAACGCCGTATACGAATCCTACTTCGAACCGGGAAAGTTGCCCGCTCGCACGTGTATTGGTGTGACCGCACTCGCGCTTGACGCCTTGGTCGAGGTCGACTTCGTCGCTCGCCGGCCCTAG
- a CDS encoding Tm-1-like ATP-binding domain-containing protein: MAVVGTCDTKFESLTYVRDLIHAAGVTTKLIDVSPRGSTAKVTEAVTEAVTEKVDVSAAQLTAEAAGSREGIARSSDRGTAIAAMSDVLSSWVEKHRDDIAGMIGLGGSGNTALITPAMRTLPVGIPKIMVSTVASGNVAPYVGPSDIAMVYSVVDVAGINGISRMVLGNAAHMMAGAASRAVPAADQSERPAVGLTMFGVTTPCVDHVVARLTDQFECLVFHATGTGGQTMEKLADEGFLIGMIDSTTTEIADLLIGGVMSAGEDRMGAAIRTRLPYVGSCGALDMVNFGAMETVPEKFRDRRLLAHNPQVTLMRTTADENRRIGAWIAAKLNQMDGDVRFLIPEQGLSIIDVDGGPFHDPHADEALFATLAAAVKATAKRRLIRVPHAINDPKFADALADSFLEIVKAHS; this comes from the coding sequence GTGGCGGTTGTCGGAACCTGCGACACCAAGTTTGAAAGCTTGACCTACGTCCGGGATCTCATCCATGCCGCGGGCGTAACCACGAAGCTGATCGATGTCAGTCCGAGAGGTTCGACTGCCAAGGTAACAGAGGCGGTGACTGAGGCGGTGACTGAGAAGGTAGATGTCTCGGCCGCCCAACTAACGGCGGAGGCCGCTGGCTCTCGCGAGGGAATCGCTCGCAGCTCGGATCGAGGAACCGCAATTGCGGCGATGTCCGATGTTCTTTCGTCGTGGGTTGAAAAACATCGAGACGACATCGCCGGCATGATCGGACTCGGTGGCTCTGGGAATACCGCGCTCATCACACCGGCCATGAGAACGCTTCCCGTTGGAATACCAAAGATCATGGTCTCGACAGTCGCCTCGGGAAATGTCGCGCCCTACGTGGGACCCAGCGACATTGCCATGGTGTATTCCGTCGTGGACGTCGCGGGCATCAACGGGATTTCGAGAATGGTTCTGGGAAACGCCGCCCACATGATGGCCGGCGCGGCAAGCCGGGCGGTTCCGGCAGCGGACCAGTCAGAACGACCAGCAGTCGGTCTGACCATGTTCGGCGTCACGACGCCCTGCGTCGACCATGTCGTCGCGAGATTGACGGACCAGTTCGAGTGCCTTGTTTTCCACGCCACGGGAACTGGTGGGCAAACGATGGAGAAGCTTGCCGACGAAGGGTTTCTCATCGGCATGATCGACAGTACGACCACCGAGATTGCCGATTTGCTGATCGGAGGGGTGATGAGCGCCGGCGAAGACCGGATGGGCGCCGCGATTCGTACACGTCTGCCCTATGTGGGTTCGTGCGGCGCACTTGACATGGTGAATTTCGGGGCGATGGAAACTGTCCCGGAGAAGTTCCGGGATCGCCGGCTGCTGGCCCACAATCCGCAAGTCACGCTCATGCGCACGACGGCTGACGAAAACCGCCGCATTGGCGCGTGGATAGCTGCGAAGCTGAACCAGATGGACGGCGACGTGCGATTTTTGATTCCGGAGCAAGGCTTATCAATCATCGACGTGGACGGCGGCCCCTTCCATGACCCACACGCCGACGAAGCATTGTTTGCCACCTTGGCGGCCGCGGTCAAAGCGACGGCGAAACGTAGACTCATTCGAGTGCCGCATGCGATTAACGACCCCAAGTTCGCCGACGCGCTGGCCGATAGTTTTCTCGAAATCGTGAAGGCTCACTCATGA
- a CDS encoding phosphoenolpyruvate hydrolase family protein, whose protein sequence is MTSFSRDALLRRFHKMKADGIPIIGGGAGTGLSAKCEEAGGIDLIVVYNSGRYRMAGRGSLSGLLAYGNANDIVMEMAREILPVVQSTPVIAGVNGTDPFCIFDVYLDELKRLGFSGIQNFPTVGLIDGVFRQNLEETGISYAQEVDVIRQANRKGMLTTPYVFNSEDAIAMARAGADIIVCHMGLTTGGTIGAGTARKLDDCAALVDEWGAAALAEKEDVIVLVHGGPVAMPDDVEAVLNKTANCHGFYGASSLERLPTETALTEQCKKFKSIRH, encoded by the coding sequence ATGACATCTTTCTCCCGCGACGCTCTTCTCCGACGTTTCCACAAGATGAAAGCCGACGGTATTCCGATCATCGGGGGCGGCGCGGGTACCGGTCTGTCTGCCAAGTGTGAAGAAGCCGGCGGAATTGATTTGATCGTGGTCTATAATTCGGGGAGGTACCGCATGGCCGGGCGGGGATCCTTGTCCGGTCTGCTGGCCTACGGAAATGCCAACGATATCGTTATGGAAATGGCAAGGGAAATCTTGCCGGTCGTCCAGAGTACTCCTGTTATAGCAGGGGTCAATGGGACGGATCCCTTCTGCATTTTCGACGTGTATCTGGACGAGTTGAAGCGGCTTGGTTTTTCGGGAATACAAAACTTCCCGACGGTCGGTCTCATTGACGGTGTATTTCGACAAAATCTCGAGGAAACGGGAATATCCTATGCTCAAGAAGTCGACGTCATCCGACAGGCCAACCGCAAGGGCATGTTGACGACGCCATACGTATTCAATAGCGAAGATGCGATCGCAATGGCAAGAGCTGGCGCCGATATCATTGTGTGCCATATGGGTCTCACCACCGGCGGTACTATTGGCGCAGGTACGGCCCGCAAACTCGATGATTGCGCGGCGCTCGTGGATGAATGGGGGGCCGCGGCGCTTGCTGAAAAAGAAGACGTGATCGTGCTAGTCCACGGCGGCCCAGTCGCCATGCCGGACGATGTCGAAGCCGTCCTGAATAAAACAGCGAACTGTCATGGCTTTTACGGCGCGAGTTCACTCGAGCGGCTGCCGACCGAAACAGCGCTCACCGAACAATGCAAGAAATTCAAATCTATCAGACATTGA
- a CDS encoding alpha/beta fold hydrolase: MPTIDTNSGTIHYEATGPDNGRPVVLVHGYLMGGQLWQQVSDRLASRGLRCIAPTWPLGAHPQALHPSADRSITGVAGIVADVLAALDLEEVVLVGNDTGGVVTQLVAAYHPDRLGALVLTSCDAFEHFPPPILKPVIVAAKSRALFRAAMQTMRASAARRRAYQGLAHADIDDLTRIWVRPALSDPAIAEDLRQLSLSLRPEVTTGVATRLPEFHKPTLIAWSEEDLFFPLSDGQRLAATIPNARFEVVPGARTFSMVDRPDRLADLLATVAVRT; this comes from the coding sequence ATGCCGACGATCGACACTAACTCTGGAACCATCCATTACGAAGCAACTGGACCCGACAACGGTAGGCCCGTCGTACTCGTGCACGGCTACCTGATGGGTGGCCAGCTGTGGCAGCAGGTCAGCGACCGCCTCGCCAGCCGCGGATTGCGGTGCATCGCCCCCACCTGGCCGCTGGGCGCACATCCGCAGGCACTGCACCCCAGCGCCGACCGCTCCATCACCGGGGTCGCCGGCATCGTCGCCGACGTCCTTGCTGCCCTTGACCTCGAGGAGGTGGTGCTGGTCGGCAACGACACCGGTGGGGTGGTCACCCAACTGGTCGCCGCGTATCATCCCGATCGGCTTGGCGCACTCGTGTTGACCAGTTGCGATGCGTTCGAACACTTTCCACCGCCGATCCTCAAGCCGGTCATCGTCGCGGCGAAGTCGAGAGCGCTGTTCCGAGCGGCGATGCAGACTATGCGGGCGTCCGCTGCACGTCGGCGCGCGTATCAGGGCCTCGCACACGCCGACATCGATGACCTCACCCGGATCTGGGTGCGGCCGGCACTGTCCGATCCGGCAATCGCCGAGGACCTACGGCAGTTGTCCCTATCGTTGCGCCCGGAGGTCACCACGGGCGTCGCGACTCGGTTGCCCGAGTTCCACAAGCCCACGCTGATCGCATGGTCGGAAGAAGACTTGTTCTTTCCGCTCAGCGACGGCCAACGACTAGCGGCGACCATCCCGAACGCCCGTTTCGAGGTAGTCCCGGGAGCGCGCACATTCTCGATGGTGGACCGGCCTGATCGACTCGCCGACCTCCTGGCTACGGTCGCGGTCCGCACGTAG
- a CDS encoding TetR/AcrR family transcriptional regulator produces the protein MEIKRRTQEERSAATREALILAARKLWGQRGYAEVGTPEIAKDAGVTRGAMYHQFADKAALFRDVVEAVEQDVMARLATLVAAAGATTPAEAIRAAVDAWLEVSGEPEVRQLILLDAPAVIGWAGFRDVAQRYSLGMTEQLITEAIRAGQLADQPVRPLAHVLIGALDEAAMFIATADDPHHARQETAHVLRRLIDSMLDDT, from the coding sequence ATGGAAATCAAACGACGCACACAGGAAGAACGCTCCGCGGCTACCCGCGAGGCACTGATTTTGGCCGCCCGGAAGTTGTGGGGCCAGCGAGGGTATGCGGAGGTAGGGACACCGGAGATCGCCAAGGATGCCGGGGTCACCCGGGGCGCGATGTATCACCAGTTTGCCGATAAGGCGGCGCTATTCCGCGACGTCGTCGAGGCGGTCGAGCAAGACGTGATGGCGCGCCTGGCCACGCTGGTGGCCGCTGCGGGAGCAACGACACCTGCAGAAGCGATTCGCGCGGCGGTCGACGCGTGGCTCGAGGTCTCTGGAGAGCCGGAGGTGCGTCAGCTGATCCTGCTCGACGCACCCGCCGTGATCGGTTGGGCAGGTTTCCGCGACGTTGCCCAGCGGTACAGCCTCGGCATGACCGAACAGCTGATCACCGAGGCGATTCGCGCCGGACAGTTGGCTGATCAACCCGTGCGGCCGCTCGCCCACGTGCTGATCGGCGCGCTGGACGAGGCCGCCATGTTCATCGCGACTGCCGATGATCCGCACCATGCTCGCCAGGAGACCGCGCATGTGTTGCGCCGGCTCATCGACTCGATGCTCGATGACACGTGA